A window of the Chaetodon trifascialis isolate fChaTrf1 chromosome 9, fChaTrf1.hap1, whole genome shotgun sequence genome harbors these coding sequences:
- the frya gene encoding protein furry homolog isoform X5, translating to MDGTAVCWSKASVISFIKGLASPVGNGYSKPPIPPVCCPQGEKGPPAMMPISVDPESKPGEYVLKSLFANFTTVSERKIRIIMAEPLEKPLTKSLQRGEDPQFDQLISTMSSLAEYCLPSILRTLFDWYKRQNGLEEELHEYRPRANTKSKNDEQQRDYLLERRDLAIDFIFSLVLIEVLKQMPLHPVLDSLVNEVINLAFKHFRYKEGYHGPNTGNMHTVADLYAEIIGVLAQSKFPAVKKKFMTELKELRQKEQSPYVVQSTISLIMGVKFFRIKMYPVEDFEASFQFMQECAHYFLEVKDKDIKHALAGLFVEILVPVAAAVKNEVNVPCLRNFVDSLYDTTLDLSSRKKHSLAFYPLVTCLLCVSQKQFFLNRWHVFLNNCLSNLKSRDPKMARVALESLYRLLWVYMIRIKCESNTATQGRLNTIVTTLFPKGSRSVVPRDMPLNIFVKIIQFIAQERLDFAMKEIIFDLLCVGKPAKAFSLNPERMNIGLRAFLVIADKLQQKDGEPPMPNTGCTLPSGHTLRVKKTYLSKTLTDEEAKVIGMSQYYFHVRKAIDNILRHLDKEVGRCMMMTNAQMLNKEPEDMITGERKPKIDLFRTCVAAIPRMLPDGMSKSELIDLLSRLTIHMDDELRLIAQNSLQSLLVDFSDWRDDVLFGFTNFLLREVQDTHQGLLDTSLKLLLQLLTQWKLTLAASGKSSDTAKVHTAELLQTSSSLKIPAERGPHSTVLHAVEGLALVLLCSCQLSTRRLAIAILKEIRSLFMTIGQSEDDDKPMIEIMDQLSPVILESFVNVAVSDTAALPSGHHVDLQWLVEWNALLVNSHYDIRSPSHVWIFAQSVKDPWVLCVYSLLRQDNLPKHCPTALSYAWPYAFTRMQMLMPLVDPNNPVYAKKTSTSGSGDSYVTLWRNYLILCFGVAKPSIMSPGHLRASTPEISAATPDSGVSYDNKVIGSPSVAWLLKQLVPLMRAESIELTESLVLGFGRTNSLVFRELVEELHPLMKEALERRPENKKRRERRDLLRLQLLRIFELLADAGVISDCTNGALERDTLALGALFLEYVDLTRMLLEAENDKDAEILKDIRAHFSAMVANLIQCVPVHHRRFLFPQQSLRHHLFILFSQWAGPFSIMFTPLDRYSDRNHQITRYQYCALKAMSAVLCCGPVFDNVGLSPDGYLYKWLDNILACQDQRVHQLGCEVVILLLELNADQVNLFNWAVDRCYTGSYQLASGCFKAIATVCGSSSRNYPSDIVTLLNLVLFKASDTNREIYEISMQLMQILEAKLFVYSKRIAEQKPNSILYGTHGPLPPLYSVSLPQLSSQLARMYPELTLPLFSEVSQRFPTTHPNGRQIMLTYLLPWLGNIELVDSGLLLPVFTPCTSDYDASSRTTSTASSHQLRGTGWGSLQATSMVLNNLMFMTAKYGDDLPGPEMENAWNALVSNEKWSNNLRTTLQFLISLCGVSSDTTLLPYIKKVVIYLCRNNTMQTMEELIFELQQTDPVNPVVQHCDSPPFYRFTATSKASTAASGTTSSSNTVVAGQESFPDTDDTKTVKENEERLSHIMRAHNRLESRYSNSSGGSYDEDKSEPLPPYADWLMVVIETNQPHPLPMPLNGGCWAPLVDFLPETIAPRGPLHRCNIAVIFMTEMVVDHSVREDWAMHLPLLLHALFLAMDHYRPEVFEHSKRLLLHLLITLSCNNNFQAIASVLLQTREINSTKTLTCKPSVQPEFLPAGGCFDFLRECQASPVPDSGLSSSSTSSSLSLGGSSNNLPEISHEVEELVASSKMDEKTNKLIEFLTTRAYGPLWCHEDISPKNQISKSTGQLTNFLRHVVSVFKESKSDFHLEQQLSDVALQTALCSSSRHYAGRSFQVFRALRQPISAHAVSDLLSRLVEVVGEHGEEVQGYVMEVLLTLESVVDNLAECLKNNDLMAILTRASSPDFLTSFKLMSNRKSTGQLNLRREERSRHQRSSSVPKKFGEADRWSDPPRSATLDRIQASEQQALLAKTRSSSSSKDNMTDPTNINHPSNLLATIFWVAVSLMESDFEFEYQMSLRLLNKLLGHMSLDKAENREKLEKLQSQLQWSSFTGLQQLLLKGFTSVSTTDLTLQLFCQLTPVSRVPVVDTSQAIGFPLNVLCLLSHLVQNFDGPTQFCRDVAERIAQVCLEEKNTKLSNLAHVMTLYKTHSYTRDCFSWVNVVCRYLHEAFSDITLNLVTYMAELLEKGLPSMQQTLLQIIYSLLSHMDLSVIQAKPFNMEVLKTIEKFVQTVHWGEALNILKLVVSRSASLVQPSFPQSDLSYEDISRVWDRSSKALPGKTLDFHFDISETPVIGRRYDDLQRSPGQDVKSRTTTVTRSTSSTSSGSTSNNVLVPVSWKRPQSSQKRTREKLVNVLSLCGQEVGLTKNPSVIFSSCGELDLMEHQPSLVSSDDGTREPENMDDTTSEQQFRVFRDFDFLDVELEDGEGETVDNFNWGVRRRSMDSLDRSDLLPLEESQLSISMPSLSKITHEDSDESSEEDSLTASQILSHSQLTVSLSPTAEISLDSPSAFYDTTSADSTPLNTKNPSFDVQLPEDSKQRQEDEGTNVHEDDLSLSISELPPEFHCGDSLTMDMLPVDYRGELDIDCCLPSLAEEERDDMLESRSSPPPSPFFSAILAAFQPVVCDDAEEAWRSHINQLVSDSDGSCAVYTFHVFSSLFQSIQTKFCSLTCDAVSFLGDGLRGLGSKLLRSSQMLTSCSECPTLFIDADTIMSYGLLEKMKFSVLELQEYLDTYNNRKEAALSWLSNCKATFPRSPGGAVITCQPAEHEEKPMESLAQLELCQRLYKLHFQLLLLFQSYCKLIEQVHAISSIPELTNMSRELNELKSNLRVAAASVTNDEIAVRESSCPEPTFSSSEAAVQAILECLRNSEFPTAIRYIRECRRMWPKDIFGSPSEDEVHTLLNIYFRHQTLGQTGTFALVGSKQDLTEISVKLMELNGEIRDMIRRAQGYRAITAFLPDSRISGSTL from the exons gTTTCCTGCTGTGAAGAAGAAGTTTATGActgagctgaaggagctgcGGCAGAAAGAGCAAAGTCCATACGTAGTCCAGAGTACCATTAGCCTCATCATGGGGGTGAAGTTCTTCCGAATTAAGATGTATCCTGTCGAGGATTTTGAAGCCTCTTTTCAGTTCATGCAG GAATGTGCCCACTATTTCCTGGAAGTCAAGGACAAGGACATTAAGCATGCCCTGGCTGGTCTCTTTGTCGAGATTCTGGTTCCTGTTGCAGCA GCCGTGAAGAATGAGGTGAACGTACCCTGCCTGAGGAACTTTGTGGACAGCTTGTATGACACAACCCTGGACTTGTCCTCTAGGAAGAAGCACTCGCTG GCTTTTTACCCGCTGGTGacgtgtctgctgtgtgtcagccAGAAACAGTTCTTCCTCAACAGATGGCATGTCTTCCTCAACAACTGCCTCTCAAATCTGAAG AGTCGAGACCCTAAAATGGCTCGTGTTGCACTGGAGTCCCTGTACCGACTGTTGTGGGTCTACATGATCAGAATCAAGTGTGAGAGCAACACTGCAACGCAGGG TCGCCTCAACACCATCGTAACAACGCTTTTCCCCAAAGGATCCCGCAGTGTGGTCCCAAGAGACATGCCTCTCAATATCTTTGTCAAAATCATCCAGTTTATTGCACAG GAAAGACTTGATTTTGCCATGAAAGAGATTATCTTTGACCTTCTTTGTGTTGGCAAACCCGCAAAAGCCTTTAGTCTTAATCCAGAG agaaTGAATATTGGTCTGAGAGCATTCCTGGTCATAGCCGATAAACTGCAGCAGAAGGACGGCGAGCCTCCCATGCCTAACACTGGTTGCACTTTACCCTCTGGGCACACACTCCGAGTGAAGAAGACATACCtgagcaaaacactgacagatgaaGAGGCCAAAGTTATCG GGATGTCCCAGTATTATTTTCATGTCAGGAAGGCTATTGACAACATCCTCAGACACCTGGACAAGGAGGTGGGACGCTGCATGATGATGACTAACGCTCAGATGTTGAACAAGGAGCCTGAGGACATGATCAC aGGTGAAAGGAAGCCCAAGATTGACTTGTTCAGGACGTGCGTCGCCGCCATTCCTCGCATGCTGCCTGACGGGATGTCAAAGTCAGAGCTCATAGACCTGCTCTCTCG ATTGACGATCCATATGGATGACGAGCTGCGACTCATAGCCCAGAATTCCTTGCAGAGTCTGTTGGTGGATTTCTCCGACTGGCGTGACGACGTCCTGTTTGGATTCACTAACTTCCTGTTACGTGAGGTCCAAGACACTCACCAGGGACTGTTAGATACATCCCTCaaattactgctgcagctgctcactcAGTGGAAACTAACCCTGGCTGCCTCAGGGAAGAGCAGTGACACAGCTAAAGTGCACACTGCTGAG ctgctgcagacaagCTCAAGTCTCAAGATACCTGCAGAGCGAGGTCCTCACTCCACCGTCCTGCATGCCGTGGAGGGACTGGCGCTcgtgctgctctgctcctgtcAGCTGAGCACCCGTAGACTCGCCATCGCCATCCTCAAAGAGATACGAAGTCTCTTCATGACCATCGGACAGTCCGAG GATGATGACAAACCAATGATAGAGATTATGGACCAGCTCAGCCCTGTAATCCTGGAAAGTTTCGTCAACGTTGCCGTCTCTGACACA GCCGCCCTGCCATCTGGCCACCATGTGGACCTTCAGTGGCTGGTGGAGTGGAACGCTTTGCTTGTCAACAGTCATTATGACATTCGGAGCCCCTCACACGTGTGGATCTTTGCCCAGTCTGTGAAGGACCCCTGGGTGCTGTGCGTATACAGCCTCCTCCGACAGGACAACCTGCCCAAGCACTGCCCCACAGCTCTGAGCTACGCCTGGCCCTACGCCTTCACTCGAATGCAGATGCTCATGCCCCTGGTAGACCCAAA TAACCCAGTGTATGCGAAGAAGACCAGCACATCGGGCAGCGGGGACAGTTACGTAACCCTGTGGAGAAACTACCTGATCCTTTGCTTTGGGGTGGCCAAGCCCAGTATCATGAGCCCCGGCCATCTGAGAGCATCGACACCCGAGATCTCGGCCGCCACGCCTGACAGCGGCGTCAGCTACGATAACAAG GTTATTGGGAGCCCATCTGTGGCTTGGCTTCTGAAACAGTTGGTTCCACTGATGAGGGCAGAGAGCATCGAGCTGACAGAGTCATTAGTTCTGGGCTTTGGTCGCACCAATTCCCTTGTGTTCAG GGAACTTGTGGAAGAGCTACATCCCCTTATGAAAGAAGCATTAGAAAGAAGACCTGAG AACAAGAAGCGGCGTGAGCGACGAGACctgctgaggctgcagctgctgcggATCTTTGAGCTGCTGGCTGATGCAGGTGTCATCAGTGACTG TACAAACGGAGCTCTGGAACGTGACACCCTCGCCCTGGGCGCTCTGTTCCTGGAGTATGTGGATCTAACGCGGATGCTCCTGGAAGCTGAGAATGACAAAGATGCAGAGATCCTCAAGGACATCCGAGCTCACTTCAGCGCCATGGTCGCCAACCTCATCCAATGTGTACCAG TGCACCACAGGCGCTTCCTGTTTCCACAACAGAGCCTGCGGCAtcacctcttcatcctcttcagtCAGTGGGCCGGCCCTTTCAGCATCATGTTCACGCCTCTGGACCGCTACAGTGACAGGAATCACCAGATCACAAGATATCAATACTGTGCCCTAAAG GCCatgtctgctgtgctgtgctgtgggcCTGTGTTTGATAACGTTGGCCTCTCTCCAGACGGATACCTCTATAAGTGGCTGGATAATATACTAGCCTGCCAGGATCAGCGG GTCCACCAGCTTGGCTGCGAAGTcgtcatcctgctgctggagctcaaTGCCGACCAGGTCAACCTCTTCAACTGGGCTGTGGATCGCTGCTACACAGGCTCCTACCAGCTCGCCTCAGGCTGCTTCAAAGCCATTGCGACTGTCTGTGGCAGCAG TAGCAGAAACTACCCAAGTGATATAGTAACCCTGCTGAATCTGGTGCTCTTCAAGGCGTCAGACACCAACAGAGAAATCTATGAGATTTCGATGCAGCTAATGCAG ATTCTTGAGGCTAAGTTGTTTGTGTACTCTAAGAGGATTGCAGAGCAGAAGCCAAACAGCATCCTTTACGGCACCCATGGTCCACTGCCACCTCTTTACAGTGTCTCCCTGCCTCAGCTCTCCAGCCAGCTGGCCCGGATGTACCCTGAACTCACACTTCCTCTATTCTCAG AGGTTAGCCAGAGGTTCCCCACCACTCATCCCAATGGGAGGCAGATCATGCTAACCTACCTCCTGCCCTGGCTCGGTAACATCGAGCTGGTGGATAGTGGCCTGCTGCTCCCGGTCTTCACGCCGTGCACCTCAGATTATGACGCTTCCAGCCGGACGACCAGCACAGCTTCATCCCACCAGCTGAGGGGCACTGGCTGGGGCTCCTTACAGGCCACTTCTATGGTGCTCAATAACCTCATGTTCATGACTGCCAAG TACGGAGATGACCTACCTGGACCAGAGATGGAAAACGCCTGGAATGCTTTAGTCAGCAATGAGAAGTGGAGCAACAATCTGAGAACCACACTGCAGTTTCTCATCAGCTTATGTGGTGTGAGCAGTGACACCACCCTCCTGCCATAT ATCAAGAAGGTGGTGATCTATCTGTGCCGGAACAACACCATGCAAACTATGGAGGAGTTGATATTTGAGTTGCAGCAGACGGATCCAGTTAACCCTGTGGTGCAGCACTGTGATAGCCCTCCTTTCTATCGCTTCACTGCCACAAGCAAGGCCTCCACAGCAGCTTCAG GCACCACATCGAGCAGCAACACTGTTGTTGCAGGCCAGGAGAGCTTCCCTGACACAGATGATACCAAGACTGTAAAGGAGAATGAGGAGAG GCTAAGCCACATAATGCGAGCCCACAACCGCCTGGAATCACGCTACAGCAACAGCTCAGGAGGATCGTACGATGAAGATAAGA GTGAACCTCTGCCTCCTtatgctgattggctgatggttGTCATTGAGACCAACCAGCCCCATCCTCTGCCCATGCCTCTGAACGGAGGATGTTGGGCTCCGCTGGTGGACTTTTTGCCAGAGACCATCGCTCCCAGAGGACCACTGCACAG GTGTAATATAGCAGTCATCTTTATGACTGAGATGGTGGTAGACCACAGTGTGAGAGAGGACTGGGCCATGCACTTGCCTTTGCTGCTCCATGCCTTGTTTTTGG CCATGGATCACTACCGTCCAGAGGTGTTTGAGCACAGCAAacgtctcctcctccacctgctcatcaCGTTGTCCTGTAACAACAACTTCCAGGCCATTGCCTCAGTCCTGCTGCAGACACGTGAGATCAACAGCACCAAGACCCTCACCTGCAAACCAAGCGTTCAGCCGGAGTTTTTACCTGCAG GAGGATGTTTTGACTTCCTGCGGGAGTGCCAGGCGTCTCCTGTGCCAGACTCCGGTCTTAGTTCTTCTTCTACATCGTCTAGCCTGAGTCTGGGaggcagcagcaacaacctGCCTGAGATCTCACACGAGGTGGAGGAGCTAGTGGCCTCCAGTAAAATGGACGAGAAGACTAACAAGCTCATCGAGTTTTTAACCACAAG AGCATATGGTCCACTGTGGTGCCATGAAGACATTTCACCAAAGAACCAAATTTCAAAAAGCACCGGGCAGCTCACCAACTTCCTGCGTcatgttgtgtctgtgttcaaAGAGTCCAAGTCAG ATTTccacctggagcagcagctcagcgacGTGGCGCTGCAGACAGCTTTGTGTAGTTCATCGCGTCACTACGCCGGCCGCTCCTTCCAGGTGTTTCGAGCCCTCCGCCAGCCCATCTCTGCCCATGCCGTCTCCGACCTGCTCTCAAGGCTGGTGGAAGTCGTCGGTGAACATGGAGAAGAAGTGCAG gGCTATGTGATGGAAGTATTACTTACACTGGAATCTGTGGTGGACAACTTGGCTGAATGTCTCAAGAACAATGACCTCATGGCTATCTTGACGAG AGCCTCATCTCCAGATTTCCTCACCAGCTTCAAGCTGATGTCCAACAGGAAGAGCACAGGGCAGCTCAATCTtcgaagagaagagaggagtcGACATCAGAGGAGCTCTTCTGTCCCCAAGAAGTTTGGAGAGGCGGACAGGTGGTCTGATCCACCTCGCAGCGCTACACTGGACCGCATCCAAGCCTCTGAGCAGCAGGCGTTGTTAGCCAAGACCCGCAGCTCGTCCTCATCTAAAGACAACATGACCGACCCAACCAACATCAACCACCCCAGCAACCTGCTGGCCACCATCTTCTGGGTGGCGGTGTCACTGATGGAGTCAGACTTTGAGTTTGAGTATCAAATGTCTTTGAGACTGTTGAATAAGCTGCTGGGCCACATGTCGCTTGACAAAGCGGAGAACAGGgagaagctggagaagctgcagagcCAGCTTCAGTGGAGCAGCTTCACtgggctccagcagctgctgctgaagggcTTCACCTCCGTGTCCACCACTGACCTCACGCTCCAGCTCTTCTGCCAGCTCACACCTGTGTCACGAGTGCCTGTAGTGGACACTTCACAAGCCATAG GTTTTCCCTTGAATGTTCTCTGCCTGCTTTCACATCTCGTGCAGAACTTTGATGGCCCCACGCAGTTCTGTCGGGATGTTGCTGAGAGGATTGCTCAG gtatgcCTCGAGGAGAAGAACACCAAGCTCTCCAACCTTGCTCATGTCATGACTCTGTACAAAACACACTCCTACACAAGAGACTGCTTCTCCTGGGTCAATGTGGTGTGTCGGTATCTTCACGAAGCTTTCTCCGATATCACCCTCAACCTGGTCACTTACATGGCAGAG CTGTTGGAGAAAGGTCTTCCCAGTATGCAGCAGACCCTTTTACAAATCATCTACAGCCTCCTGAGTCACATGGACCTGAGTGTGATTCAAGCCAAACCCTTCAACATGGAGGTGCTCAAGACAATTGAGAAATTTGTCCAG ACTGTCCATTGGGGGGAAGCGCTGAATATCCTGAAGCTGGTCGTTTCTCGATCAGCCAGTTTGGTGCAGCCTTCATTCCCACAAAGTGACCTCTCCTATGAGGACATCAGCCGGGTCTGGGACCGCTCCTCCAAGGCCTTGCCTGGGAAAACGCTGGATTTCCACTTTGACATATCTGAG ACACCGGTGATTGGTCGGCGTTATGATGACCTGCAGCGCTCTCCAGGCCAAGATGTGAAGAGCAGGACCACTACGGTGACCCGCAGcacctcctctacctcctctgGATCCACATCCAACAACGTCCTGGTGCCAGTCAGCTGGAAGAGGCCTCAGTCTTCACAG AAAAGAACACGGGAAAAACTGGtgaatgtattgtctttgtgtggGCAAGAAGTGGGCCTCACAAAAAATCCTTCG GTGATCTTCTCCAGCTGTGGGGAGCTGGACCTCATGGAGCACCAGCCTAGCCTGGTGTCCTCCGACGATGGGACCCGGGAACCAGAAAACATGGACGACACCACCTCAGAGCAGCAGTTCAGAGTCTTCAGAGACTTTGACTTCCTGGATGTGGAGCTAGAAGACGGAGAG GGAGAGACTGTGGACAACTTCAACTGGGGGGTGCGCAGACGCTCCATGGACAGTCTGGACCGGAGTGACTTGCTGCCCCTGGAGGAGAGTCAGCTGTCCATCAGCATGCCCAGCCTCAGCAAGATCACCCATGAAGACTCAGACGAGTCATCTGAGGAAGATTCCCTCACCGCCAGCCAGATACTCTCCCACTCACAGCTT ACCGTCAGCCTCTCTCCAACAGCAGAGATCAGTCTGGACTCTCCCTCCGCCTTTTATGATACAACTTCAGCTGATTCAACTCCTCTGAACACCAAAAATCCTAGTTTCGATGTCCAACTGCCAGAGGACTCGAAGCAGCGG CAAGAAGATGAAGGCACCAATGTCCATGAGGacgacctctctctctccatcagcgAGCTACCCCCTGAATTTCACTGCGGTGATAGTTTGACAATGGACATGCTTCCTGTTGATTACAGAGGAGAGTTGGACATTGACTGCTGCTTACCCAG TCTTGccgaggaagagagagatgacatGCTGGAGTCCCGTTCATCACCGCCACCGTCTCCCTTCTTCTCCGCCATCCTCGCAGCTTTCCAACCAGTCGTGTGCGATGACGCAGAGGAGGCTTGGCGGAGTCACATCAACCAGCTTGTGTCTGACTCGGATGGATCCTGCGCCGTCTACACTTTTCACGTGTTTTCTTCACTATTCCAG AGTATTCAGACCAAATTTTGCTCCTTGACCTGCGACGCTGTGAGTTTCCTGGGTGATGGCCTGAGAGGATTAGGATCAAAGCTTTTGAGGTCATCTCAGATGCTGACATCATGCTCAGAGTGCCCAACGCTATTTATTGATGCAGACACA ATTATGTCTTATGGGCTcctggaaaaaatgaaattcagCGTGTTGGAACTTCAAGAGTATCTGGATACTTACAACAACAGAAAGGAGGCGGCTCTCTCT TGGTTGAGCAACTGCAAAGCTACCTTTCCCAGAAGTCCTGGGGGCGCGGTGATAACATGTCAGCCAGCAGAGCACGAGGAAAAG CCAATGGAATCTCTGGCT CAACTGGAGCTCTGTCAAAGACTCTACAAACTCcactttcagctgctgctgctttttcagtCCTACTGTAAGCTGATTGAACAGGTCCATGCAATAAGCTCTATTCCTGAG CTGACAAATATGTCCAGAGAGCTAAATGAGTTGAAGAGCAACCTGAGGgtagcagcagcttcagtgacaaATGATGAGATTGCTGTCCGTGAGAGCTCCTGCCCTGAGCCcaccttcagctcctctgagGCCGCTGTGCAGGCCATCCTGGAGTGCCTGAGGAACAGCGAGTTTCCGACGGCCATCCGCTACATTCGTGAGTGCAG aAGAATGTGGCCAAAAGACATCTTTGGCAGCCCCTCCGAGGATGAGGTCCACACCTTACTCAACATCTACTTCAGACATCAAACCTTGGGTCAGACGGGAACTTTTGCTCTGGTGGGCTCCAAACAGGACCTGACAGAAATCTCTGTCAAGTTGATGGAACTTAACGGAGAGATTCGGGACATGATCCGGCGAGCCCAAGGCTACCGAGCCATCACAGCTTTCCTCCCGGACTCCAGGATTTCAGGCTCAACTCTTTGA